One part of the Archangium lipolyticum genome encodes these proteins:
- a CDS encoding cupin-like domain-containing protein, with protein MSALGPNEPCSCGSGKESKHCCAPPVDFDSVESLECALAREPLDLEYRYRLVDLYIRQRGEHRKALKLLEEISPWQLTATTAQEVWRLRGECLKQLGELPAAVEAYQQAVTSELAALESGNPPERAAGTSFFHLGRALLLTRELARAEATARRGLERFPERWQLQDILAVALHKQGRTAEALEVYRQAARHLQGMYPPQVARVSGIYGSMLAYILHGSPAARVEEPTSSGAHPDGGWAVERVPELDSPFRNIERRDRLSPEEFIAEYALKNRPVLLSGILEDWPAWRNWTKSALLQRHGDTWVQVRKSSDVTDDNYQEGRQRPRMRLREYVEQVMGKGASGERDPLYLFGLQLLEGVESDYRHPPHFAGPMYAFDEEQRHARALFYVGPAYSGVSFHQHTAAWNALLFGYKRWFLLPPFHFHGPTTIAMHEWARAHREPFAAELHECVQGPGEVLFVPQYWYHAVLNVSDCVGIAVELGPNSRLFQHQLDSAASGAA; from the coding sequence ATGTCAGCCCTTGGCCCGAATGAGCCCTGCTCGTGTGGGAGTGGCAAGGAGTCCAAGCACTGCTGCGCGCCTCCCGTGGATTTCGATTCCGTGGAGTCGCTCGAGTGTGCCCTGGCCCGTGAGCCTCTGGACCTGGAGTACAGGTACAGACTCGTGGACTTGTACATCCGCCAGCGGGGAGAGCATCGGAAGGCCTTGAAGTTGCTGGAGGAGATATCGCCGTGGCAACTGACGGCCACCACCGCGCAGGAGGTCTGGCGCCTGAGGGGCGAATGCCTCAAGCAGCTCGGCGAACTGCCGGCCGCGGTGGAGGCGTACCAGCAGGCCGTGACGAGCGAGCTCGCGGCGCTGGAATCGGGAAACCCGCCAGAGCGAGCCGCGGGGACTTCGTTCTTCCACCTCGGCCGCGCGCTGCTGCTGACGCGGGAGCTCGCCAGGGCCGAAGCCACCGCGCGGCGGGGATTGGAGCGGTTCCCGGAGCGGTGGCAGCTCCAAGACATCCTGGCGGTGGCGCTCCACAAGCAGGGGCGCACGGCGGAGGCCCTGGAGGTGTACCGTCAGGCCGCGCGGCACCTGCAAGGGATGTATCCGCCCCAGGTCGCGCGCGTCTCGGGCATCTACGGCAGCATGCTCGCGTACATCCTGCATGGCTCACCGGCGGCCAGGGTGGAGGAGCCCACTTCGAGCGGGGCGCATCCGGATGGTGGGTGGGCAGTGGAACGGGTGCCCGAGCTGGACTCCCCATTTCGGAACATCGAGCGCCGGGACCGGTTGAGCCCCGAGGAGTTCATTGCCGAGTACGCGCTCAAGAATCGTCCCGTGCTGCTCAGCGGAATCCTGGAGGACTGGCCCGCCTGGCGGAACTGGACGAAGTCCGCGCTCCTGCAACGACATGGGGACACCTGGGTTCAGGTGCGCAAGAGCAGCGACGTCACGGACGACAACTACCAGGAAGGCCGCCAGCGGCCTCGCATGCGGCTGCGTGAGTACGTCGAGCAGGTGATGGGCAAGGGGGCCTCGGGCGAGCGCGATCCGCTCTATCTCTTCGGATTGCAGTTGCTCGAGGGGGTGGAGAGCGATTACCGCCACCCGCCGCATTTCGCGGGCCCCATGTATGCCTTCGATGAGGAGCAGCGCCATGCCAGGGCGTTGTTCTACGTGGGGCCGGCCTACTCGGGGGTGAGCTTCCACCAACACACGGCGGCCTGGAACGCGTTGCTCTTTGGCTACAAGCGGTGGTTCCTGCTGCCACCGTTCCACTTCCATGGCCCCACGACGATTGCCATGCACGAGTGGGCCCGGGCCCACCGGGAGCCCTTCGCGGCGGAGCTGCATGAGTGCGTGCAAGGGCCGGGAGAGGTGCTGTTCGTGCCGCAGTACTGGTACCACGCGGTGCTCAACGTCTCGGATTGCGTGGGGATCGCGGTGGAGCTGGGGCCCAACTCGAGGCTCTTCCAGCACCAACTCGACAGTGCGGCTTCAGGAGCGGCCTGA
- a CDS encoding pirin family protein, translated as MRTTRRQFLRDSMWTTVALAAGCRSGTESPSRAPAYLPTSDRTVVRTLPGLATTDGAGVRLTRAIGQPALRHLDPFLMLDRFHSDDPNAYIAGFPSHPHRGFETVTVMLDGHMRHRDSQGNSGLIQGGGSQWMTAGRGIIHSEMPEQEQGLMSGFQLWLNLPAKEKMCPPYYQDLEPTRLAESKLSSAGSRMRVIAGAPNGLAGPVRERPTQPILLTLTLEDDQPFELELPDAHTSFAFVSGGEVTFGPEAGTKRVGAGQLALFGPGKRLRIRATNQRSAVLVAAAKPLREPIVQYGPFVMNTEAEIQRAIEDYRNGVLDKA; from the coding sequence ATGAGAACGACGCGCCGGCAGTTCCTCCGTGACTCGATGTGGACGACGGTCGCCCTGGCGGCGGGGTGCCGCTCCGGGACCGAATCCCCATCGCGGGCTCCCGCCTATCTCCCCACGTCCGACCGGACCGTGGTGCGGACGCTGCCGGGCCTCGCGACGACGGATGGCGCTGGCGTGCGGCTCACGCGCGCCATTGGCCAGCCCGCGCTGCGCCACCTCGACCCGTTCCTCATGCTCGACCGCTTCCACTCGGATGACCCGAACGCGTACATCGCCGGCTTCCCGTCCCATCCCCACCGCGGCTTCGAGACGGTGACGGTGATGCTCGACGGTCACATGCGGCACCGCGACAGCCAGGGGAACTCGGGGCTCATCCAGGGAGGCGGCTCGCAGTGGATGACGGCCGGTCGCGGCATCATCCACTCCGAGATGCCGGAGCAGGAGCAGGGGTTGATGTCCGGCTTCCAGCTCTGGCTCAACCTGCCGGCGAAGGAGAAGATGTGCCCTCCGTACTACCAGGACCTCGAGCCAACGCGGCTCGCCGAGTCGAAGCTCTCGTCGGCCGGGAGCCGGATGAGGGTCATCGCTGGCGCGCCGAACGGACTCGCCGGTCCCGTGCGCGAGCGCCCAACGCAGCCGATCCTCCTCACCCTGACCCTGGAGGATGACCAGCCCTTCGAGCTCGAGCTGCCGGACGCTCACACGTCGTTCGCGTTCGTCTCCGGTGGAGAGGTCACCTTCGGCCCGGAGGCGGGGACGAAGAGGGTGGGCGCCGGCCAGCTCGCCCTCTTCGGTCCCGGCAAGCGGCTGCGGATTCGCGCGACGAACCAGCGCAGCGCGGTGCTCGTCGCCGCGGCGAAGCCGCTCCGGGAGCCCATCGTCCAGTACGGTCCGTTCGTGATGAACACCGAGGCGGAGATCCAACGGGCCATCGAGGACTATCGGAACGGTGTGCTGGACAAGGCGTGA
- a CDS encoding RICIN domain-containing protein: protein MQYHNGNYYLATTTWNSQVVMRKAPTLAGLRTAAPVHVWSDTTADRCCSHWAPEFHRLTGPNGTRWYYMYSSGRSGTLDYQHLTVLESAGDDPMGPYSLKGSPMETTWNIDGTYMQLNGALYLLWSEWEGPDQSLWIARMSNPWTITGSKVNISKPVYSWEIEGGRTNEGPEVLQRNGQTYIVFSASSCNTPYYKLGLLTLTGSNPLSASSWTKSPTPVFQAANGVYGPGHNGFFTSPDGKENWIVYHGNASSSQGCGSTRSTRAQPFSWNSNGTPSFGSPVSTSTALAVPSGEHGPITTAVRGAAYQLVNRNSGLCAGVTGGSGSDGADVAQHACGTTSTEWVLDSTADGYYRLVNRSSNKVLDMADCGTSDGTNVRQWAWVNNACQQWQVTPTTDGWFRLQNRHSGKVLDVANCSTTSGADIRQWGWLGNNCQQWRLQPVGNLAIVSAQSGKVLDVANCSTASGADVRQWPWLDTTCQKWTFHHTDNGFYRIVPTHAASSCLAVSGGSTADGANIDQGGCSGTQSQWRVDFLADGSVRLVARHSGKVVDLANCGLADGTDIAQWSWLDNICQRFHLMPE from the coding sequence TTGCAGTACCACAACGGCAACTACTATCTGGCCACCACGACGTGGAACTCCCAGGTGGTGATGCGCAAGGCACCGACGCTCGCGGGCCTGCGCACCGCGGCTCCCGTCCACGTGTGGTCGGACACGACCGCGGACCGGTGTTGCAGCCACTGGGCGCCAGAGTTCCACCGGCTCACCGGGCCCAATGGCACCCGCTGGTACTACATGTACAGCTCGGGCCGCAGTGGCACCCTCGACTACCAACATCTCACCGTGCTGGAGAGTGCCGGCGATGACCCGATGGGCCCGTACTCGCTCAAGGGGTCTCCGATGGAGACGACCTGGAACATCGACGGCACCTATATGCAGCTCAACGGGGCCCTCTACCTGCTCTGGTCGGAATGGGAAGGCCCGGATCAGAGTCTGTGGATCGCGCGGATGAGCAATCCGTGGACGATCACCGGCTCGAAGGTGAACATCTCCAAGCCTGTCTATAGCTGGGAGATCGAGGGCGGCCGGACCAACGAGGGTCCAGAGGTGTTGCAGCGCAATGGCCAGACGTACATCGTGTTCTCGGCCAGCTCCTGCAACACGCCGTACTACAAGCTGGGCCTGTTGACCCTCACCGGGAGCAATCCGCTCAGCGCCTCGTCGTGGACCAAGTCCCCCACCCCTGTGTTCCAGGCCGCCAACGGCGTCTACGGTCCGGGCCACAATGGATTCTTCACCTCACCCGATGGCAAGGAGAACTGGATCGTCTACCACGGCAATGCGAGCTCCAGTCAGGGCTGTGGCTCGACACGGTCCACCCGGGCCCAGCCGTTCTCCTGGAACTCCAATGGCACGCCGTCCTTCGGCTCCCCCGTGTCGACCAGCACCGCTCTGGCCGTCCCCTCGGGGGAACACGGACCGATCACCACCGCGGTTCGAGGTGCGGCGTACCAGTTGGTCAACCGCAACAGTGGCCTGTGCGCGGGAGTGACCGGCGGTTCCGGCTCGGACGGGGCCGACGTGGCACAGCACGCCTGCGGCACGACCTCCACCGAGTGGGTGCTCGACTCCACCGCGGACGGCTACTACCGGCTGGTCAACCGCTCCAGCAACAAGGTGCTGGATATGGCTGACTGTGGCACCAGCGACGGCACCAACGTGCGCCAGTGGGCCTGGGTGAACAATGCCTGCCAGCAATGGCAGGTCACCCCCACCACGGACGGCTGGTTCCGGCTGCAGAACCGCCATAGCGGCAAGGTGCTCGACGTCGCCAACTGCTCCACCACCAGCGGCGCCGACATCCGTCAATGGGGCTGGCTGGGCAACAACTGCCAGCAGTGGCGGCTGCAACCGGTGGGCAATCTGGCGATCGTCAGCGCGCAGAGTGGCAAGGTGCTCGACGTCGCCAACTGCTCCACCGCCAGCGGCGCCGACGTGCGTCAATGGCCCTGGCTCGACACCACCTGCCAGAAGTGGACCTTCCATCACACCGACAACGGCTTCTACCGGATCGTGCCGACCCACGCCGCCAGCAGCTGCCTCGCGGTCAGCGGAGGCTCCACCGCGGACGGCGCCAACATCGACCAGGGCGGATGCTCGGGCACCCAGAGTCAATGGCGCGTCGATTTCCTCGCCGATGGCTCGGTGCGGTTGGTCGCGCGGCACAGCGGCAAGGTCGTCGACCTGGCCAACTGTGGCCTCGCCGACGGCACCGACATCGCCCAGTGGAGCTGGTTGGACAACATCTGCCAACGCTTCCACCTGATGCCGGAGTAG
- the asnB gene encoding asparagine synthase (glutamine-hydrolyzing), producing the protein MCGLVAWYSEERPVQAEALHRTVGALRHRGPDGEGLWVSGDGRVALGHRRLALVDVEGGAQPLASEDGAVRAIVNGELYGHERLRAELEARGHRFRTRSDSEVLVHLYEEHGAGCLRHLRGEFAFVLWDGRNRLLLAGRDRFGVKPLCYAQVDGGLWLASEAKALLAAGLPAAWDEGAFFHAASLQYVPPDRTLFAGVKQVPPGHVVLAVDGHVRVRRYWDLDVPRLEGARPVRTEAEWVEGVRTRLVEAVRLRLRGDVPVAFQLSGGLDSSAVVGLAAREVAEPIHCFTLAFEAEGYDELALAEETAARVGAVLHPVRVGQEALVEGLPEAVAQGEGLAINGHLVAKHLLSRAVREAGFKVVLTGEGSDEVFAGYPHLRRDLLQAETAGAGRTERLGKLEETNLASAGVQLPEGESLPLEAVRRALGFIPGFLEAKGTLGRRVHGVLTEGFLRRFEGRDAYAVLMAGVDVEGQLEGRHRVEQSLYLWTKLALANYILRTLGDGMEMAHGVEGRLPFLDGELFDFARAVPMELKIRGPVEKYVLREAMRPYLTEAVYRRQKHPLMAPPLTLFGTSRAQGLVQDVLRSQAFKTQPFFDPGKVLALLERLPTLTSRERVAQEPVLMMALTTALLQERYRLSTG; encoded by the coding sequence GTGTGCGGGCTGGTGGCGTGGTACTCGGAGGAGCGGCCCGTACAGGCCGAGGCGCTGCACCGGACGGTGGGAGCGTTGCGCCACCGCGGACCGGACGGCGAAGGGCTGTGGGTGTCCGGAGACGGGCGGGTGGCGCTGGGGCACCGGCGGCTGGCGCTGGTGGACGTGGAGGGCGGGGCCCAGCCGCTCGCCAGCGAGGACGGGGCCGTGCGGGCCATCGTCAACGGCGAGCTGTACGGGCACGAGCGGCTGCGGGCGGAGCTGGAGGCACGAGGGCACCGCTTCCGGACGCGCTCGGACAGCGAGGTGCTGGTGCACCTGTACGAGGAGCACGGAGCCGGCTGCCTGCGCCACCTGCGCGGCGAGTTCGCCTTCGTGCTGTGGGACGGACGCAACCGGCTGCTGCTGGCGGGGAGGGACCGCTTCGGCGTCAAGCCGCTGTGCTACGCGCAGGTGGACGGAGGGCTGTGGCTGGCCTCGGAGGCGAAGGCACTGCTGGCGGCGGGGCTGCCCGCTGCGTGGGACGAGGGAGCCTTCTTCCACGCGGCGAGCCTCCAATATGTGCCGCCGGACCGGACGCTGTTCGCGGGCGTGAAGCAGGTGCCACCAGGGCATGTGGTGCTGGCGGTGGACGGGCACGTGCGGGTACGCCGGTACTGGGACCTGGACGTGCCTCGCCTGGAGGGCGCGCGGCCGGTGCGCACGGAGGCGGAGTGGGTGGAGGGGGTGCGGACACGGCTGGTGGAGGCGGTCCGGCTGAGACTGAGGGGAGACGTACCGGTGGCGTTCCAGCTCAGCGGAGGGCTGGACTCGAGCGCGGTGGTGGGGCTGGCGGCGCGGGAGGTGGCGGAGCCCATTCACTGCTTCACGCTGGCCTTCGAGGCGGAGGGCTATGACGAGCTGGCGCTGGCCGAGGAGACGGCGGCGCGAGTGGGGGCGGTGCTACACCCGGTGCGTGTGGGGCAGGAAGCGCTGGTGGAGGGCCTACCCGAGGCGGTGGCACAGGGCGAGGGGCTGGCCATCAACGGACACCTGGTGGCCAAGCACCTGCTGAGCCGGGCGGTGCGCGAGGCGGGCTTCAAGGTGGTGCTGACGGGAGAAGGCTCGGACGAGGTGTTCGCGGGCTACCCGCATCTGCGAAGGGACCTGCTCCAGGCGGAGACGGCGGGAGCGGGAAGGACCGAGCGGCTGGGGAAGCTGGAGGAGACGAACCTCGCGTCCGCGGGCGTGCAACTGCCCGAGGGCGAGTCCCTGCCCCTGGAGGCGGTGCGAAGGGCACTGGGTTTCATCCCGGGGTTCCTGGAAGCGAAGGGGACGCTGGGCAGACGGGTGCACGGGGTGCTGACGGAGGGATTCCTGCGGCGCTTCGAGGGGCGGGACGCGTACGCGGTGCTGATGGCGGGAGTGGACGTGGAGGGCCAGCTCGAGGGCCGGCACCGGGTGGAGCAGTCGCTGTACCTGTGGACGAAGCTGGCGCTGGCCAACTACATCCTGCGGACGCTGGGCGACGGGATGGAAATGGCACACGGGGTCGAGGGACGACTGCCCTTCCTGGACGGCGAGCTGTTCGACTTCGCGCGCGCGGTGCCGATGGAGCTGAAGATTCGGGGACCGGTGGAGAAGTACGTGCTGCGCGAGGCGATGAGGCCGTACCTGACGGAAGCGGTCTACCGAAGACAGAAGCACCCGTTGATGGCGCCGCCCCTGACACTGTTTGGCACGTCGAGGGCACAGGGCCTGGTGCAAGACGTGCTCCGCAGCCAGGCCTTCAAGACACAGCCCTTCTTCGACCCGGGGAAGGTGCTGGCGTTGCTGGAGCGGCTGCCCACGCTCACGTCACGAGAGCGGGTGGCGCAGGAGCCGGTGCTGATGATGGCGTTGACGACCGCCCTGCTGCAGGAGCGCTACCGGCTCTCCACCGGGTGA